The Pseudoxanthomonas suwonensis sequence TTGGTTGCAGGTGCAACCGGGATGAAGCGGTGCGGGCCGGCGCCGGCTGGGCTACCTTGGCGCCCCCGCCGCCAGGACCGACCGATGCCGCGTTACCTCCTCTACCAGCGCGACGACTGCCACCTGTGCGACCTGGCGTTGGAGGTGCTGGCTGCCGCACGCCTGCCGGAGCCGGAAAGCGTGTTCATCGATGGGGACGCGGAACTGGAGGCCCGCTACGGCATCCGGGTGCCGGTGCTGCGCAACGGCGCCACCGGGGCTGAGCTGGACTGGCCGTTCGACGAGGCAGGGGTGCGG is a genomic window containing:
- a CDS encoding glutaredoxin family protein, whose protein sequence is MPRYLLYQRDDCHLCDLALEVLAAARLPEPESVFIDGDAELEARYGIRVPVLRNGATGAELDWPFDEAGVRAWLA